A single Sesamum indicum cultivar Zhongzhi No. 13 unplaced genomic scaffold, S_indicum_v1.0 scaffold00157, whole genome shotgun sequence DNA region contains:
- the LOC105179434 gene encoding uncharacterized protein LOC105179434, giving the protein MTLGHTTKECAHNKTAKSIKTPVAVYVPKVKAPRAQVVSESNKEAMPNRGKEVLAVQRREKQTVIRDTPSLEVGPSREEGCSNDPWLVGGDFNVIRDLNEEAGLFPLPMQGEWYTWHNYSTTTRSLWKRLDRILINDLWFKRFPTSSYHSLLPRTSDHSPLVLHGDSPQHNGGMFRFDNYLANSPDFIPSVQNIWQHEVIGVPMYAVTHKLKALKQVFRQQRRNKGDLTRNVRLAKGFLNEAQTLVSSDRQNELFLYLEHCCRMVYAKAAKTEQIMLQQRAKMQWMTDGDQCSRVFFRKIAQRRATRRILQINEFVHYYQNLLGGNRRRILVDINYLRPWARHILSDEEASHLLSPFSLEEVKLAVFDIAGDKASGPDGYSSGF; this is encoded by the exons ATGACTTTGGGGCACACAACCAAGGAGTGTGCTCATAACAAAACCGCTAAATCGATCAAAACACCGGTTGCAGTATATGTCCCCAAAGTAAAGGCACCGAGAGCGCAGGTGGTATCCGAAAGTAATAAGGAGGCGATGCCTAACCGAGGAAAGGAGGTATTAGCAGTCCAAAGGAGGGAGAAGCAAACAGTGATCCGAGATACTCCTTCGCTAGAAGTGGGACCGAGTAGGGAAGAGGGG TGCTCAAATGACCCATGGCTGGTGGGAGGGGACTTCAATGTTATCCGTGATCTAAATGAG GAGGCCGGGTTGTTTCCACTGCCCATGCAAGgagaatggtacacatggcacaactACAGTACGACAACACGGAGTTTATGGAAGAGACTGGATcgaattcttattaatgaccTATGGTTTAAGAGGTTTCCTACCTCATCATATCATAGTCTTTTACCTCGGACATCTGACCACTCGCCGCTTGTCCTTCATGGGGATTCACCGCAGCataatggaggtatgtttcggttCGATAATTACCTTGCCAACTCGCCGGATTTTATCCCTAGTGTTCAGAATATTTGGCAGCATGAGGTGATTGGTgtgcctatgtatgcggtGACACATAAACTCAAAGCCCTAAAACAGGTCTTCAGACAGCAGAGGAGAAACAAGGGGGACTTGACTCGTAATGTCCGATTGGCAAAGGGTTTTCTCAATGAGGCACAAACATTGGTGAGCTCAGACAGACAGAATGAGCTCTTCCTTTACTTGGAGCACTGCTGCCGGATGGTGTATGCAAAAGCGGCCAAGACTGAGCAAATTATGCTACAGCagagagccaagatgcagtggatgacgGATGGTGATCAATGCTCTAGGGTTTTCTTTCGCAAGATTGCTCAGAGGAGGGCGACGAGGAGAATCTTGCAAATTAATGAGTTTGTGCATTATTATCAGAACCTCCTTGGAGGTAACAGACGTCGAATATTAGTGGACATTAACTACCTCAGACCATGGGCGAGGCATATACTTTCTGATGAGGAGGCTAGCCACCTACTGTCACCATTTTCACTGGAGGAAGTGAAGTTAGCCGTGTTCGACATTGCAGGGGATAAGGCCTCGGGGCCTGATGGCTACTCGTCAGGATTCTAG
- the LOC105179436 gene encoding uncharacterized protein LOC105179436: MVLNGDLQQQYGGMFRFENYLAHSPEFIPSVQNIWQHNIIGMPMHAVTRKLKALKPIFREQRRNKGGLSHNVHMAKGFLEAAQLLVSSRRRDELYIQLEHCCRLVLAKVTKLEQIMLNQRAKMQWMKGGDQCSRVFFRKIAQRRLSRRIFQINDVQGSTHTDPEEVINEFVTYYQNLLGGDRRRASIDIRFLRPWARHILSNEELPLYYYRSHQQMSNRRFLTFAEDKAPGLDEYSSGFFKAAWPIVGQEIIAKLIVQRLSVIMDKLINPCQAAFVPGRSIGDNIMLAQELFKGYNQTRLPPRCDLKVDIRKAYDTVYWDFLIVVMEMFGFPITFVKWIEECVTTPSFSVGLSGKPHGFFRGARGLRSQTERAEKPPNISCSAQALREEMLALLGFQEGVLPMRGDVGATRISGRGSSNEVSGVTTYIVSTYYCRLPSTTTED, encoded by the exons ATGGTACTAAATGGGGACCTGCAGCAgcaatatggaggtatgttccgattTGAGAATTACCTCGCTCATTCACCTGAGTTTATtcctagtgtgcagaatatatggcaacataacattattggTATGCCTATGCATGCTGTGACACGCAAACTCAAAGCATTGAAACCAATCTtccgagagcaaaggaggaataaggggggTCTATCGCACAATGTCCATATGgcgaaagggtttcttgaagcagCACAACTACTTGTTAGCTCAAGAAGGCGAGATGAGCTATATATACAACTAGAACACTGTTGTCGGCTCGTACTGGCCAAAGTAACAAAATTGGAGCAGATTATGTTAAATCAACGAgcgaagatgcagtggatgaagggaggtgaTCAGTGCTCCCGAGTGTTCTTTCGGAAGATTGCCCAACGAAGATTATCAAGGAGGATCTTCCAGATCAACGATGTCCAGGGATCCACTCACACTGATCcagaagaagttattaatgagtttgtcacatACTACCAAAACCTGCTAGGAGGAGATAGACGAAGAGCAAGTATTGACATTCggtttctcagaccgtgggctaggCACATTTTGAGTAATGAGGAGCTACCGCTTTACTATTACCGTTCACACCAACAGATGTCAAACAGGCGGTTTTTGACATTTGCTGAGGACAAGGCCCCAGGCCTGGACGAAtactcatcgggcttcttcaaagcagcATGGCCTATAGTTGGACAAGAG ATCATTGcaaagctcattgtccaaaggttgagtgtgataatggACAAACTGATTAACCCAtgccaagcggcatttgtgCCGGGACGCAGCATTGGAGATAACATCATGCTAGCACAGGAACTATTTAAGGGATATAACCAGACTCGTCTACCTCCTAGATGTGATCTGAAAGTTGACAtccggaaggcatatgacacagtTTATTGGGATTTCTTGATAGTAGTCATGGAGATGTTTGGGTTCCCTATTACTttcgtgaagtggattgaggagtgtgtgacAACACCTTCATTCTCTGTAGGGCTAAGTGGGAAGCCCCATGGATTCTTTCGAGGAGCCAGAGGACTTCG GTCTCAGACTgaacgtgcagaaaagccacctAATATCTCATGTTCAGCGCAAGCATTGCGTGAGGAGATGTTGGCGCTACTCGGATTTCAGGAAGGGGTTCTTCCAATGAGGGGAGATGTTGGCGCTACTCGGATTTCAGGAAGGggttcttccaatgaggtatctggggtTACCACTTATATTGTCTCGACTTACTATTGCAGATTGCCGTCCACTACTActgaagattga